TTAATCGTGGCTGCACTTAATCATGATTTCAACCTTAGACGACTCGAAAGATACGTGATGATGGCTTGGAATGGTGGCGTAAGGCCAGTCATTGTCTTGAGCAAAAGTGATCTGTGCAACAACGTGGAAGAAAAGATCCGAAATGTAGAAGGAATCGCTCCAGGTGTTGAAGTGCTTGCGATATCTGCAGTGGAGGGTCAAGGTAAATCCTTACTGGAACGATATTTGCAGCCTGGGTTGACTGTTGCGCTCACAGGATCTTCTGGCAGTGGCAAGTCTACGCTGGTGAACTGGATGATGGGAGAGGATGTACAACTTACACAGTCCGTCCGTGAGGGAGACAGCCGTGGGAGACACACCACAACACACCGGGAGATGTTTGTACTTCCACAGGGAGCTGTATTGATCGATACTCCAGGAATGCGTGAACTTAATCTCTGGGATGAGGGGAATGATGGGCTGTCGCATGCGTTTGGAGAAATTGAAGAACTTGCGGCCACGTGCAGATTTCTGGATTGCAGTCATACACGGGAAGCTGGATGTGCAGTGAAAGAGGCCATACAGGATGGGTCATTAGATGAAAAAAGATTGAATAATTATCTGAAAATGCAGAAGGAATTGCAATATCAGCAACGCAAGGAAGAAGTGGCATCCAGAAAGCGTACCGCCTCCAGCAAACCGGCCACTAGTCGCAAACCCAAGCACTCCCGTACTGTGAAAGAGTGGGAGGAAGCCTGAAATCAGGCGGGCATCATCCGGTACCTTGCATAAGATAGGTCAGGAGGGATGTCATTATGCCAGATTACAGGATTATTGTAGATCTGTCTGACCACATGTTATATCTTCTGGATGGCAATCAGGTGATTAAGGGCTATCCTGTGGGCACCGGCAAGATGCTCACGCAGAGTCCAAACGGGGATTTCACGATTATTAACAAACAATCCAATCCAGGTGGGCCGTTTGGCGTGTTGTGGATGGGACTGTCAGCTCCCCATTATGGCATACATGGAACCAATGAGCCTTGGTCCATTGGCAAGTCTGTCTCCCATGGTTGTATACGCATGTACAACTCGGATGTATTGGATCTGTCTTCCAAGGTATCTGTAGGCACAAGAGTAACGATCCGGCCGTAGGGCCGGATTTTACTTTATAAGAGCAGAGGTAGTTCAAAAAGTCCACTTTTGATTACGAATCATGCCTAGCGGCATCATCAGCATCGAATATGAAATTCAGCCGAAATGTCCGTTGCTCACGTAGCTCTATCTACGCTCCGCTACTCCATTTCTAGCTTCATTCCATCTTCTTGGTACTGAAAACCAGACTTTTTGAACACGTATTATAAGGTTAAGATAGCCAGTTACCAAATAAGTTTTTACAACCAGGACTGAAGTGGATGAATTTGGAATTATAGAAAGATGAACATATAATATGGTAAAACTACGGCAGTTACGAGAGAAAGCGAGTGATAGCGATGTTAATCCGGCAGGCGCGTGAAGGGGATGCGCAAGGGATAGCCCATGTACATACGGAGAGTTGGAAAACAACGTATCGGGGAATTGTGCCCGACGATTTTTTGGATCATTTGACTATAGAATCAAGATTGTCGCAGTGGGAGAAGACCATTCGTTCTGGCGAAAAGAATCAGATCTTGGTGGTAGCTGAACAGGATCACGGGAACATTGTCGGATTTGCTTGTGGGGGTAAGGAGCGTGAAGGCAAATTACCTTATGATGGAGAGTTGTACGCTATATATTTGCTGAAGGAAGTGCAACAAACGGGGATAGGTCGGCAACTGGCGACACATGTCGTTAATGATCTGCAGACCCACAATATGAAACGTTTGATCATATGGGCTTTGGAGCGTAATTCAGCTTGTCGCTTCTATGAAAAGATGGGAGGAACTCCAGTTAAGACACAGTCCATCCGCATTGGTGGTCAAGATCTGATTGAAATTGGCTACGGATGGGAAGACTTGAGCCTCTTTGGAGAGAAGAGCCTGCCCGATCGATGAAAAACGTGCAGATAGGGATAGGACACTGTAGGTTGTATTGTTCCCTTAAGCATAAAGAATGGAATAGCTAATTCAAGGCTGCGCGTTTGCGTAATTCTGAACAAGGTTAATGATGTATTACACCGTTATGCAGGTGTGACATTCAATCTTGATCAGGAGGCGTTTTCAAATGACTTTAATGGACACCGAACATATAACATGGACGAAACAATATATTAATGGCAAATGGGTAGATGGCTCCGGTGAGAAAACAATGGAGAATATCAACCCTTATACGGGAGAAGTTATTGCCACATGGCGCTCTTCCAATAAGCAAGACATAGATAAAGCTTATGAGTCTGCTCAGAAAAATTCGATTGAGTGGGCGAAGTCATTACCTGCTGTGAAAGAAGAGGTACTGCGGAAAGTTTCATCTCTGATGGCAGAGCGAAAAGAGGATATCATTCAACTGTTGATCACAGAATCCGGGAGTACCCGAATCAAATCGGAGGCGGAGTTTGCAGCGGCTAAACGCATTGTGGATGAAGCAGCATCTTTTCCTTATCGTATGAAGGGTGAGATTATCCCGTCTAATACCCCTGGCAAAGAGAACCGTGTGGTTCGAGAGCCGAAGGGAGTGATCGGTGTCATCGGGCCATGGAATTTCCCTTTGCATCTATGCCTTCGATCCGTAGCTCCAGCGATTGCGCTCGGCAATGGTGTGGTGATTAAACCGGCATCGGATACTCCGATTACGGCAGGTTGGCTCATCGCCGATTTGTTCGAACAAGCCGGTCTGCCTGAGGGCGTGCTAAATGTCGTTGCTGGAAGTGGCAGTGAGATCGGGGATTACTTTGTCGCTCATCCGGTTCCCAAAGTAATTTCATTCACGGGTTCCACAGAAGTTGGACAGGGGATCGGTAAATTGGCGGGTGAACATTTAAAAGAAACGGCACTGGAACTAGGCGGCAACAACGCCATGGTTGTGCTGGAAGATGCGGACATTGAACGTGCTGTTGAAGCCGCGGTCTTTGGCAAGTTTCTGCATCAGGGGCAGATCTGTATGGCTCTGAATCGTATCATTGTGCATGCTGATATTTACGACAGATTCGTCGATTCATTTGTTGCCAAAACGAAGAATGTGCAGGCAGGTGATCCGGCAGATGCCAAAACACTCGTGGGTCCTCTCATTCGGGAAAAAGAAGTAACACGATTGATGGAGCTTGTGAACAAAGCCAAGGCCGAAGGCGCACGGTTATTACTCGGTGGAGACAGTAAAGGCAGTGTGTTGTCTCCTACGGTACTTACCGATGTTAAACCTGAACAAGATATCGTGCAGCAGGAATTGTTTGGCCCAGTGGCAGTAATCATGAAGGCTCATGATGAGCATGAAGCTGTACGTTTGGCGAATGATACTCCTTATGGACTTAGTGGTTCCGTATTCACCACAGATCTGAATCGAGGCTATCAGGTTGCCCAGCGCATTGAATCTGGTATGGTACATGTAAATGATCAGTCTGTGAACGATGAAGCGCATGTGATGTTTGGCGGTGAAAAAGCTTCGGGGATTGGACGTTTCGGTGGTGATTGGGCAATTGAGAAGTTTACACGTACTCGCTGGATCAGCATTCAGCACCAATATCGGGAATATCCGGGAGTGAAATAAGTCGAAAAAGGATGAACTAGCAGAGGTATTTATGAATGATTAGAGTGGGTTGAAAAAAGATCGACAAATCATGCGAAAGTCCGTCTCCAGCTTGGTGGGACGGGCTTTTTGCACAATTTTACACCACAGCAAAATACGGCTTAATATAAGAGCGGAAAAGTTGTTTGGGGCCGACGCTATCTGGTTATTTATGGATACACGGAAGAATCGATCCGTAAATCCAATGGCAAAGGGGCGTTAAATTCATGTCCATTGACCGCTTTATTCTGAGGAAACTGAATACCTGTCAGGAAGAACATACACGTGCCAATTTGGTTCGGCTGTTTGTCATTCGTATTCGTAAAGCCGAGATTGCGGAAGAGCATGATGCCGCCTATGTCCTGAGCAAACTGCACTGAGTGATGGCTGATCATAATTGTAATCCGCTGTTAACGTGTATACACCTCAAAAAGGAAGCTTGTCTGTAACGACAGCTTCCTTTTTCATGTCTTGTAATAAATGTGGCTTGGTAGACTCCTTTTAATATAATGATAAAGCAAGGGAGTCGTTTTCACTTCGACTGTGGAGAATGGCTTCTCCATTGACAATCTCAATACTAATTAAAGAATGCAGACATTTTTGAATGGCGCGTTTACCGTTGCTAATTTTATGCTCAAGAGCACTGCTAAGCAATCTTAATGTCTTCTGCATAGGTTGTTTGTTTTCTTGATTAAAATACACAGGGATTGATTTGTTTTGAAAGGTTATTAGGGTTCTCACTTGAAATCACCTCACGGTTGTTATTTCATACAGGTAATATTAAATTCCAATGCTTAAAATTACCTTAAAATCAGCTTATGAAAACATAAAGGTGGGTAATGTTTGAAAAGTGTTCACAATTCAATTGTGAGCGAAGGAATAAAAGTCCTGAAAAACGAAACTTAATTACCATTTAAATGGAACAAAAAATAAAAAGTTTCGTATCCTCGCAATATTTAAATGCATAACTGCCACGAAAGTTCTGAGTCGAATGTACGATATTTTAATATATACGTGGGTCATATGTAACAAAATTACAGGTGGCACATTGCAAACAGGGTGTTTATGTAAGAAAATAGGGTTGATATAACGATTCATTCTCTTTTTTTTGATTTAATCTGACATTAGGACAATTTACATATGAGACCATGGGAGGGATTCGGATGATTCTAACCGTGTATTCCGGCCGCGAGGAAGGAGAATGGTTCGACATCGATGTTCCGGATGAATGTACCATTGAACATTTGAAGACATTACTTGGCGTTCGCATTTTCGGACAGGCACCGGGAGACGGTATTCAGTACATCCTGGAAGCCAAGTTTCCGGAAGGGCTGTGGTTCTCTCCACAGAACGCACAGCAGTTAATGGAAACAGGGCTGCGGCAAGGCAGTTGCGTACGTGTGCAGCGGGCTTTTTCAACGACTACGGAAGAAGCGCCGGTGTATGGAAGACGTTCATTGTTTCAACAGGACAGCAACGAATAGGGCTTTTGAACGTATACATTCATTATTGAACGAACTAAAGGAGGTCTTCTCTTCGTGAATGTGTTATATCAGCGTTCTCCAAGAATGACACCGGTTCTCAAGGAAGAAGGACTCGAAATACTCAGGCCTCCAACAGAACCGAGCAAACCCACGTTTTCCATGATATCCATTATTGTGCCGATCATGATGACCATGGTCAGCATTGGTTTCTACGTATATATCAATATGACCGGCAAAATGAATAACAGCAGTTATATGATGTTTCAGATGATGACGGTCATGATGATGCTTACTTCTTACACCATTCCATTCTTCGTGTATCTGAGCAACAAGAAATCATATCGCAAAAAATTGGAAGAACGAAAAACAATGTATCTTGCCCAACTGGACAAACACCGGGAAGAACTGAAAGAAGCTCAGGCGGAGCAAGTGAAGAGCCTGTACGAGATTCATGGTGATCCGGGTGTGTGTCTTCAAGTGGTGAAGAACCGGAACAGTTCCTTGTGGGAGCGTTCACCAGAGGATGATGATTTCCTTCAGGTGCGCATTGGTACGGGAGAGATTCCATTCCGTATTAAACTTCAGGTTCCGCGGATTGATGGTTACGAGAAGGACGAGCTAATTGAAGCGGCCCATGAACTTGCGGCTGAATTCCAGACGGTACCGGATGCTTCCATTACATTACCTTTGTTCCAATCGAAGGTTATGGGACTGGTCGGTGATCGGGAGGAAGTGCTAGCTTCCCTGCGAGTCATCATCTCACAACTGACGGTACGTCATTCGCCGGATGAACTGAAGCTTGCTGCTTTCTATGAAGAAAAGGACAGCAAGGAATGGGATTGGCTTCGCTGGATGCCCCATATCTGGGATGAAGACCAAGGACAACGCTATATGGCCGACAGGCACAGCGGTGCGCATCAATTGGCGGACAGCTTGTTTTCCGTGTTGAACCGGCGCCGTAACAATAAGGAAGATCGCTACAAGAAAAGCATACAAACGCCGTGTTACGTTGTGATTCTCTCCGATACGCAATTGATTGAAGAAGAACCGTTACTTCCACTGCTGCTAGAATCTGCTCAGGACATTGATGTATGCACCATCATACTGGCTAATCGTAAGGAATCTCTACCGATGCATTGTCAGTTGATTATGGATGCCTCCCATGGCAAAGGGGTGTATATCAAAAAAACGGAAGATGCAGATGTTATTCAACAAACATACAAGCCTGATGTGATCTCGAAGGAGATGGCAGAGGCGCTTTCCCGTTATATGTCACCGATCCGGTTAAAGCGGTCATCTGCTTCAGATATCCCGCAAGTGCTTCCGTTATTCGATATGCTGAGCACATCACGCGTGGAAGATCTGGATGTGGTATCCAGATGGGGGCAGACGAGATATCCGGACACGCTGCCCGTACCAATGGGTGTGCGAGCTGGCGGCAAAAAAATAGCGATAAACCTGCATGACAAAATTGAACGTCAGGGTCATGGTCCGCATGGTCTGATTGCAGGTACAACTGGTTCAGGTAAAAGTGAAGTCATCCAGTCCATCGTTGCTTCACTGGCTGCTGAATTCCATCCGCATGATCTGGCCTTCATGCTGATCGACTATAAAGGTGGCGGTATGTCTAATACATTTGTTGATCTGCCTCATGTGGTAGGGACGATTACCAATCTGGATGGGAATCTGATCGAGCGGGCGAATATCTCACTTCGCGCCGAACTGGTCAGAAGGCAAAAAATATTAAATGATGCGGGAAACCTCCAGCATATTGATGAATATTACAAGATTCTGCGTTCCAGACATGAACAGCCACTCCCGCATTTGGTTATTATCATTGACGAGTTTGCTCAATTGAAGCGAGATCAGCCGGAGTTCATGGATGAATTGATCAGTATCGCGGCCATTGGCCGGACACTTGGGGTTCATCTAATTCTGGCAACCCAAAAGCCAGCTGGTGTTGTGGACGATAAAATATGGAGTAATTCGCGCTTTCGGATCTGCCTTCGCGTACAGAGTGAAGGAGATAGCAGGGACATGATCAAGATTCCAAATGCTGCCTGGATTACGAAGCCTGGTCGTGGATATTTCCAGGTTGGTAGTGATGAAGTATTTGAAGAAATGCAATTCGCTTGGAGTGGTGCACCGTATAACCAACAGGAGGATTCAACGACGGTA
The window above is part of the Paenibacillus sp. 1781tsa1 genome. Proteins encoded here:
- the rsgA gene encoding ribosome small subunit-dependent GTPase A, with protein sequence MVFCFDLNRKDDCSLVLNEENKPILGGIFILDNHIEKYGWSAKWQKLWQETGMEEQERKPARIIADHGHLQRLITEEGECWGRISGRMRHDSLETSLVPAVGDWVAITGQAGEEAIIHHLVPRQSRVSRQAAGPVTKEQLIAANVDTLLIVAALNHDFNLRRLERYVMMAWNGGVRPVIVLSKSDLCNNVEEKIRNVEGIAPGVEVLAISAVEGQGKSLLERYLQPGLTVALTGSSGSGKSTLVNWMMGEDVQLTQSVREGDSRGRHTTTHREMFVLPQGAVLIDTPGMRELNLWDEGNDGLSHAFGEIEELAATCRFLDCSHTREAGCAVKEAIQDGSLDEKRLNNYLKMQKELQYQQRKEEVASRKRTASSKPATSRKPKHSRTVKEWEEA
- a CDS encoding L,D-transpeptidase, which codes for MPDYRIIVDLSDHMLYLLDGNQVIKGYPVGTGKMLTQSPNGDFTIINKQSNPGGPFGVLWMGLSAPHYGIHGTNEPWSIGKSVSHGCIRMYNSDVLDLSSKVSVGTRVTIRP
- a CDS encoding GNAT family N-acetyltransferase encodes the protein MLIRQAREGDAQGIAHVHTESWKTTYRGIVPDDFLDHLTIESRLSQWEKTIRSGEKNQILVVAEQDHGNIVGFACGGKEREGKLPYDGELYAIYLLKEVQQTGIGRQLATHVVNDLQTHNMKRLIIWALERNSACRFYEKMGGTPVKTQSIRIGGQDLIEIGYGWEDLSLFGEKSLPDR
- a CDS encoding aldehyde dehydrogenase family protein: MTLMDTEHITWTKQYINGKWVDGSGEKTMENINPYTGEVIATWRSSNKQDIDKAYESAQKNSIEWAKSLPAVKEEVLRKVSSLMAERKEDIIQLLITESGSTRIKSEAEFAAAKRIVDEAASFPYRMKGEIIPSNTPGKENRVVREPKGVIGVIGPWNFPLHLCLRSVAPAIALGNGVVIKPASDTPITAGWLIADLFEQAGLPEGVLNVVAGSGSEIGDYFVAHPVPKVISFTGSTEVGQGIGKLAGEHLKETALELGGNNAMVVLEDADIERAVEAAVFGKFLHQGQICMALNRIIVHADIYDRFVDSFVAKTKNVQAGDPADAKTLVGPLIREKEVTRLMELVNKAKAEGARLLLGGDSKGSVLSPTVLTDVKPEQDIVQQELFGPVAVIMKAHDEHEAVRLANDTPYGLSGSVFTTDLNRGYQVAQRIESGMVHVNDQSVNDEAHVMFGGEKASGIGRFGGDWAIEKFTRTRWISIQHQYREYPGVK
- the essC gene encoding type VII secretion protein EssC produces the protein MNVLYQRSPRMTPVLKEEGLEILRPPTEPSKPTFSMISIIVPIMMTMVSIGFYVYINMTGKMNNSSYMMFQMMTVMMMLTSYTIPFFVYLSNKKSYRKKLEERKTMYLAQLDKHREELKEAQAEQVKSLYEIHGDPGVCLQVVKNRNSSLWERSPEDDDFLQVRIGTGEIPFRIKLQVPRIDGYEKDELIEAAHELAAEFQTVPDASITLPLFQSKVMGLVGDREEVLASLRVIISQLTVRHSPDELKLAAFYEEKDSKEWDWLRWMPHIWDEDQGQRYMADRHSGAHQLADSLFSVLNRRRNNKEDRYKKSIQTPCYVVILSDTQLIEEEPLLPLLLESAQDIDVCTIILANRKESLPMHCQLIMDASHGKGVYIKKTEDADVIQQTYKPDVISKEMAEALSRYMSPIRLKRSSASDIPQVLPLFDMLSTSRVEDLDVVSRWGQTRYPDTLPVPMGVRAGGKKIAINLHDKIERQGHGPHGLIAGTTGSGKSEVIQSIVASLAAEFHPHDLAFMLIDYKGGGMSNTFVDLPHVVGTITNLDGNLIERANISLRAELVRRQKILNDAGNLQHIDEYYKILRSRHEQPLPHLVIIIDEFAQLKRDQPEFMDELISIAAIGRTLGVHLILATQKPAGVVDDKIWSNSRFRICLRVQSEGDSRDMIKIPNAAWITKPGRGYFQVGSDEVFEEMQFAWSGAPYNQQEDSTTVLPVMEVRLNGKREPLLTGERRAVLKGEDVPKQLQVFIDYVAKSAADAGIRRLPGPWLPPLPETLEWEGLQDWQEEENRDLLLDGGASGLKPLVGLLDDLPNQRQQPLALPVDQGHLVVYGMPGLGKTTFVQTLLMSLARSNRTEPWHGYIIDMGRMMKDFAALPQIGGVMMAEEEDRIKRLFRYILKLSAQRKDIISEAGVKTISAYRRTAHAAVPQVVVVIDGYLSFRNAYPEENELLETILREGGSLGITFVLTANRVTDVFEKFRSNIPNAVSFELSDPSDYYYAVGRPSKAPSQLPPGRGLVKGQVPPLMFQAALPSSGADEGKRSSALRRTIAEIRQGWTGEEAPQIAPLPEEIKLKDLLIRTGSYGQAWDTSSITVPVGLLTDDLEPFQLNLREGPHFMVTSPMEGGKTTFLLTWMLSLAYHASPEDVQIYTVDMRYGSGGLGEISSLPHVRGHVSREEQLAPVIQQLYDEVLKRGEISGGPELVLVIDDADTLSKQLNDFNVKDQLGAIVRQGRDRGVHVILSGVPADFPTFGSDWVTDVKASQSGMLFGTLDPNDLSFFRIPYSESGGSSGGLKVLPPGQGYYVKRKYSRVKGAVPCDDSWKMTDWISEIRDRWHVVV